One window of the Podospora pseudopauciseta strain CBS 411.78 chromosome 4, whole genome shotgun sequence genome contains the following:
- a CDS encoding hypothetical protein (EggNog:ENOG50) has translation MSTQYPITIAQLKEASTQQEWLLLLERVLQGFPTAHIVVDSDVMEHVMDEDKIATTIFLVEAVKVLGTEKVRVVATSHVFESQRATRDLGDEAVASLKTESPAKHTNVVVQRRRHLARKQRLA, from the coding sequence ATGAGCACACAGTATCCCATCACTATCGCGCAGCTGAAAGAGGCATCTACTCAGCAAGAGTGGCTGCTTCTCCTGGAGCGAGTTCTCCAGGGGTTTCCCACAGCTCACATCGTCGTCGACTCAGACGTTATGGAACATGTCATGGATGAAGACAAAATCGCAACAACAATTTTTTTGGTGGAGGCTGTCAAGGTTCTTGGCACCGAAAAAGTTCGGGTTGTGGCCACGTCCCATGTATTTGAGTCTCAGCGGGCGACTCGGGATCTTGGGGACGAGGCGGTAGCTTCGTTGAAGACGGAAAGTCCAGCGAAGCACACCAATGTGGTGGTCCAGCGGAGGCGACACCTGGCGAGAAAACAAAGACTGGCCTGA
- a CDS encoding hypothetical protein (CAZy:GH43; COG:G; EggNog:ENOG503NYQN) codes for MHLLRLLLTALSLLQITSAATFTNPLRARDGSDPHIVHHDGFYYLMTTTWTDLRLTRAKTLEGLKTGETKVVWTDTNAARCCNVWAPELHRVDGVWYIYYTAGNRQNLDGQRSHVVRGGAHPWDGQYSYAGQVTLDWGIDGTVLTIGGKNYFIWSCLPRPQWQSLCIAAMTSPTKIQAGWKLLSEPELAWERVGSPVNEGATALYNGTRVWVGYSGSYCWTDSYQLGLLRYKGTGDPTEKGNWEKGREPVFSSSEGNWGTGHNAFFTSPDGRETWNVYHATTVRTGNCDGNRYTAAKRVEWRADGTPDLGRAERTGTRLLGPSGE; via the exons atgcacctcctccgccttctcctcACAGCCTTGAGCCTGTTGCAGATAACCTCCGCAGCAACCTTCACCAACCCGCTCCGTGCCCGCGACGGTTCCGACCCCCACATCGTCCACCATGACGGCTTCTACTACCTCATGACGACAACGTGGACTGACCTCCGCCTCACTCGCGCCAAAACTCTCGAAGGCCTCAAGACGGGAGAGACAAAAGTCGTCTGGACCGATACCAACGCGGCACGGTGCTGCAACGTCTGGGCGCCGGAGCTGCACAGGGTTGATGGGGTGTGGTATATCTACTACACGGCTGGCAATCGGCAGAATCTCGACGGGCAGCGGTCTCATGTTGTGAGAGGGGGTGCACATCCGTGGGATGGTCAGTATTCCTATGCTGGACAGGTCACTCTTGACTGGGGGATCGACGGGACGGTGTTGACGATTGGAGGGAAAAATTATTTCATCTGGTCGTGTCTACCCCGCCCGCAATGGCAGAGTTTATGTATCGCGGCTATGACGTCGCCTACTAAAATTCAGGCAGGGTGGAAGCTCTTGTCCGAGCCGGAGCTggcgtgggagagggtgggtaGTCCGGTAAATGAGGGGGCTACGGCGTTGTATAACGGGACGAGGGTGTGGGTGGGTTACAGTGGGAGCTATTGCTGGACGGATAGTTACCAactggggttgttgaggtataaggggacgggggacccgacggagaaggggaattgggagaaggggagggagccAGTTTTTAGTTCAAGTGAGGGGAATTGGGGAACTGGGCATAATGC GTTTTTTACGAGTccggatgggagggagacCTGGAATGTTTACCATGCTACGACGGTGAGGACGGGGAATTGTGATGGGAATCGGTATACGGCTGCGAAGAGGGTTGAGTGGAGGGCGGATGGGACGCCTGATCTGGGAAGAGCAGAGAGGACGGGGACCAGGTTGCTGGGGCCTTCGGGGGAGTGA